The Halichondria panicea chromosome 6, odHalPani1.1, whole genome shotgun sequence genomic sequence tcaggcaCTTTGTAGTTCCCTCGGGATACTaaagggcttctaaatcccatagatacctccaaaacagtgtctaactgcGTCACATAATATTTATTTactttgctacatgtacatgtatacgttgaattcattaaaatgtttctCACAACACATTGTTCATTTTCGTTTTGTGGTGCAGATCGCAGCCATCTTACTGATGGCAAGTTGTGTGAAAGGTAAGAAACACAAAATAGATCCAAAACTAGAGCATTGGAAAACAGTTGATTTTGTGATTCCCCCGCTATAAAATTACTGGATCTGCCCCTGGGTTGAAATAAAGATCTACGTAAGAGCCAGTGTACAAGTTAGTTTATGCTCTCTTTTATTCAACTTATTCAACTTATTGTGTTGTTGTTGTGTTGTAAATAGCTATACGTatgctgtaaacacagtgaTTTAGCTTCCAGGAGATCCTACGCACCTTGGGTTAATTAATGGtgctctgattggtcagtgtaTCTGTTTCTGTACAGGGCAAATCGTGGACCTAGTGTCACCGTCACCAACCAGCTATTGTGATGGTGATGCTACGACATGCCGGGTTAGTGGGCCTGCAATCTTTTGGCAGGCCTCACCGTTTTTAGATGCCGCTGTAGGGTATCAGactcaggtaggttaaggcCGTTTTTTCTTGAAATTGAAGAAAAAGTGTACTATAAAAAATCTCGTCAATTACACATTATTTTTTTCAAAATGTATTGTAAACATGAATACCGATAACAttattaccatggttactatcttGTGCGTTTAACTGTGACCAAATACGACTTACCTTAACCAATAGTTTTGAATATGCTGCCTCCAATACCGAAGCCATATTGgtatcaaaagaaagctcttaGTGAGATCTACTAGAAACAAGGTGGATATTTGGTCATTTTAGCTCTGATTACATCAACTTTGTTGAAAAAAATGCTCAGAAAACGTGAAAATTTATGATTTGTATGCCTACTGTATACAAAATACGTGATAGCAGCCCTAAATATCCACTTCGTTTCTATTGTACTGTATTTCTTTTAATACTAAGATTGTACCATGAAAGTGATTATTGGAGGCAGCATTTTTTGGTTTAACAAGTTAACATACGCAACAAGGTGGTAACCATGGCAATGATGTTATCATCTAACCAACCTGTGTTTGCAGGACTCACCGCCAGCCACCAACACATTTGCTGATGGGCATATTTCCATATCCCTCATCAGCAATAACCCTCTGGCATCAGAGTTGGTATTGAGAGGCATTGACACTGTCAATATCACATGCTCAACACTAGATGTAGATGATGCAATTGTATCCCAATCTATACAACTGACACGATCATGTAAGTACCATTGTATACCTGTAGATGTGTGTGGCTTAGTAAAACTACATGCAAGTTGTAGTGTCATTATTCCTACATGTATTCCCCCCAAACTATACTATTTGTTTCTTTATGTTTGCAGCAACACCCACCCCCTGTGGTTAATGCCACCATGACATACACTGGTGGGGCTGTTTTCCACATTAGTCCAAAATTGGAAACTGGATGGTGTCACACTACCTAGGTGGTGTCCTAGGTAGTGTGACAATTAACCAAATGACAGTGGTGAGGTTCAACGTAACTGAAAATCACGTTGATATGAACCTCACCTGTCAGGTAATGACCACCTTACAGCAGAAGTGAGGGTTGTTTCTAGGTGTGGTCAGGTGTCTGCACCGAGAAACACGAACGACATTTATATCATATCAAGTGAGTCACAATCACTCAAATGGGGACAAGCCTAATAATGTTTTTGTGCAGCTCGATCTCTTGGTGCAGACCCAACAATGACAGACCTTACTATATATACCAGTGATAACGTTGTCAGCGCTCTTTGTTTTGTCTGTTTTGGTTTTGTCTGTTCTGCTGCTTCTGATGGTCATTGTGGTAAGTGAAATTTAGACTGAATGATGGCTAATACTACGTACACTAATTAGATTACATGCAAATTCCCTGTGTTTGCtttacacataataattattatcagcaATTCCCACTTGTGGTACAAGCTTAGTGTGTCCTGGacttgtacagtcatgcatgcactcatgtCAACAGATACTAATACTCACAGCTTGTAAGTTAATCACATTGCTTAGCCACAAGCAATACAAGCGTAGGTTGAgctagttatgcctcggtgcgcatgaggtatacggtagtgtgtttgtgtatgtgtgtgtgtgtgtagactgttacagctgctgtgtctgtgtgtgtagagctgctcaaggatcaatgaagtgcaagtaagagtttctataggcttctagtcatgttttcttggattcgtatttgtggatttgcaaagtaaagctttgttctcgagttatgcctgctgacttgcagccataattttaggcttgaacttttggcatctaatcgtgatcattacccactctttgtgctgcaaaattaaaaatgctCATCATaatgtataaaagctagctttatgttatgtagctttggcacctccatcgaggtatcagcacccgcggtgctttaaTTTTTCAGGTGACCCTATCGTACCTTATCTGGGACACTATTTTGTCTTTGTACTGAAAATCAGTGCATTTGTAAATTCTCACCTATAAAAGTAGCTTGTTATTGAATGATATTGTTTATGTTGTAGTGCTGGAAATATCAAGGCCACTTTAGGCGGACCACTCATCATTCATCGGTTAGTTCACTTATATGGTTTGCATAATATGATGCATGTGTTGCAAATAATTTGTTTTGCTTGTCATTTAGCAGGAACACAATGCAAGGCGCGTTAAATTTTAATTGCATGTGTGAAGCCACTCGCTTATACGTGCACTCACCTGGCCTTAGAATAAAATACCTAGTATTCCTCAGTGTAAACCACATAGAACACGTGCCAACAAGATAATTATCTACAAATTCACGTATGTAGGCCATGCAGCAGATGTTTCTACTATACTGACTCGTACTTATTATAATCATGAAGGTTCCAGTAACCACATGATATGCCTATATTAACATGCTCAAAAGTATGCTGTAATAGTCTAGCTCTATATTTTGTCACATTGTACTATTCCTTTATTAGAATGCTGAAGAAGTTCCTACTGAGACTAAACAGTGTAATTACCTAATTAGAACGTAAATAGTGGTCTTAGTCTGTAATTTTTGGAGAAATCTATATAGCAGTCCTAGTACTTTTTACATACACCGAGTATGTATATTGAAATTTTTATTCTgagctgtataataattattgctatacTAATACTAGTACAAGAACTGCATGATTGTTATAACAGACTGATACCAAAAAAAATGCAATCAGTGTAAATAAATTCATGTAGCAAGTTGCTGTTTTTACTGCAGATGTTCGATTAAGCTAGTGTACCACAAAAGTGtacaaacaagtgcaaaaaacattgtGTGAAAAAATAGGAGGAAGTAGAGCTGAGCGGCTCATACACCAATGAAGTGTTCGTGTTGGTGCTGGTTATTTATAGACTTGAAAGTTGCAAAAACTGAAGGAGAAGTAgtgctgtgcatgcatggacctCACTCAAACCATGCCAATTAATTAAGggatgtctataattataccgaatGCAAAGtatacaagtataattttCTTATAGAGCTCACAGTGTGGAATTTTAGAGCAATAAGAAGACAAAAGACATTATACAGACAAAGGTGCAAAAGACATTATACAGACAAGACAAAGGTGCAAAAGACATTATACAGACACAGACAAAACAAAGGTGCAAAAGACATTATACAGACAAGACAAAGGTGCAAAAGACATTATACAGACACAGACAAAACAAAGGTGCAAAATACATTATACAACAAGATAATTTCTTGCTAATTAAACCGTCTTTGAAGTACTAGTTTATTGATCTCTCTTTGATAAAACATCTTGAAGTACCAGTTTATCCAACTCACCTAAGAATGGGAATGAGTAATAAAATTATCATTTGTATAAGTGTATAATCATTTCTTACCAGTGAAGACAAGCTTTTTAAAAAAGGGCAAACAAATCTTGTAGTCCCTGTGGTCAGTGTCATCTTTAAATAACTGATAAAAGATGAGCCCAACCTGCTTCCAATCTAAATTTTCAGCAGTCCACCTGCGATCCAACGGGTAGTACATGTCATTTTCAGGATTGAAATCACTTGATATGGCTTTTGCTTTTGTGTTCGCTTTAACGCTTCTGTCTAAGTCTATTAAAACCAAAGTGGAGAAATCCGTTGCCACACAAACATTTTCTCTTCGAATGTCCAAATGGGCAATGTTTAGTTGATGAAGCTCTTCGATGATTTGCACTAAAACTTGTAAGTACCAATACAAATTTTTTTTAATTTCGCTAGGCAGGAGCGGTGGTAAGTACAATGGGTAAGTGAAGTAGGTAAACGGGAAAACTTCATTGGAAATGGGAAACCCGATTGACTTGGATCTCAGCCCAAAACGTAACAGATGGAACAATCTCGATTCTTCCTGCTGATTCATTGGTATTTTGTGTACCAGCTGCTGAGTTGGATTCACGATGACAACACTCTGGCCAGACATCAATTGTTTTGCTCCAGGCCCAAATACCCCAGCGATGTTGCTTTGGCATACTGGGAAAGCGAAGAGGTAACATTTTGTTTCTTCCCATCTCTTGCCCCAAAGATCTTTATTCTTTTTATAGACACGCTTGAGGTGGGCAGGAACGTCACAATGCATAATTGGCAAATGCTCCTCGTCAAATCTCATGTCATTAAATACCCATGCCACCGTGACCAAGATAACGCATTCAACGCTCTCAAACGGAAAGTAAAACCCTTGAAGGGATTCTTCTTGGATACACCGGTTTCTCAGTGATGACAGCATTTGTGCTAAGTGGATCGCTAGCTTCAGAGTAGTGTCCTTGTATGAACTGTTTGATTCGACTTCACAAATAAAAAATGTTGCTCCACTTCGATCTGCAATTGTTACGTCCGGATATCTTCGGATTGTAACTGGCATTGAGCTAGTGTCTGGCAATAGTTTCAAACCTTTGCACACTTGAGCTTCGACTCCCAAAACTTCTGATATGTAGTCACCAACTCTAGTTTCGCTTTTAATAATCTTTCCAGAAGCAGATACCTTCAAGCCCTTATACAAGGCATCCAAAGAGTAGAGTTTAGGGGGGGGTGTGTCACCTCTGTGAATCAACTGTTTTAATACTGACGTACTATACGGCGACTTGGATAGCGCCGAAGGGAGAATTGGTTTGCTGGCTCTTGAAGTTCTAACGTAATCAAAGTTTGAATTCCATCCCATACGCTTTCCTGGATAATCCTATGAAGGAAATAATGAGTGGTGGTTATTATAAGCACGAGAGGTTCTTAATTAGGCACTTTCGTAATACTAACACTTTGTGAGCGAAGCAACACACTGCTCTGTGCCCACTCGTTTTATTTACCAGTACAGTACGAGCATATCTAGTGATAGAACACTAGCTAAGTTGTGTTTACCCCTACGGCGCTCAAGAGTCCAACCATCTTCTCAGCCATCTTCTTTGGAGTTTCTTCGTAGCCCCGAGACGGTAGATTTCTTGCCTAAATTTAAATTAAGCCATTTGACTTAACAAATTCCACAGAGGCAATACTTGCATTTCATTGGGTTAAAAATCACATTACAGTCTCtagacctaatcctagctctacTTGATTTTGTTAACATACCAAGTTAATGTTTAATGGTTAGGGCCGGAAACTATATGCAGGCTAAAAAACAAAAGGTTTGCTTAGTATTTGTAAACTGCAAATGGCCAGCAACGTGACGCATTTGTACGTTGTGAAATAAACGTGGCACGTGGGCCCCACTAATTTGCCTCATGTAACAGAAAGAAAGATAAACCAAGTTTCTATTCTATTCAATGAAGTTTCTCCAGAAAAGTATACTACTTCAATACGTGTTAGGATCAAGTTTATTTTATGTTTGAACCTTCTGAAGCCGATACATTTGCTAGCATGCTGGAAAGACTAATAGCCGAAAATTCTCTCACAGCCAACCAGCTTGCTCTACAtgggagtcaaaggacactgTCAGTGATGTAACTGCTCAACTTGGCTTTGCAATGCTGTCAACTTAATGGAAGATTTGTTCAGTATGTGTTCCATCCTAACAAGAAAGCAGTATCTATGGACTTTCTGTTGTTGTAAGAGAGCAAAGACTACTGCGTGTAGGACAGTGACAAATCAGAAAGGCCAGAATATCAACATAGAGCTACGATGGAATAGTGGCCTCCCAGAGTCTCTGGTTGATTCAACAAACTGCTGGGCTGAGGTCACTATATTTTTGGGGATACCCTGCAGTAGAGAGGTACTTCAATACCGAAAGGTTTCAAGGCACTAATTTTCAAAGGTAAACTGCgtaaatttagtgcctcgaagaTACCAGTTCTTTTTTGCTTGTACCAATGGTACTCGCGTCTTTAGGGAGGTTACACATTTTGAAAGTGGTGCCTATTATAATACAAGCAATAATCTACCACCCCTACCTGTACATTATGTATTTCTAAAGCTTGTCGACAAGTAGAAGTCTATTTATATACCAGCAATATTCTACCAACCCCTTCCTGTACATTCTGTATTTCCAAATAATTTCCAGAGCCTAAAAAAGTtaaagagagggattggaagtaagcctcgattaaaaccgcggggaAACATGGATGGTACcttgtttccaatccctctctactcaaTCTATGATGGAAGCATGCAGTGCCGTGCACGTTCTAATTAGCTAAGCACCACAAAAAATAATCATCATTTCGTAAATTgtgttatagttagaacatgggcatgaggtatctatgtgttatagtgtcccatatcacgagggcaacccgagggatgagggacactataaccatagataccgaatgcacatgtgctaactgatttagatcccacttttccttggcaagaagtgtatctataaaagcaacaagccttagcaacagctttatttttgaaaatgtcctgttctgacaagctagtctaggatgatttctgctaaaaaaaacctttgcattggccttgcttcaacattggaatggacaaactagtgactccaccttgtgcaggaagcgctctgcaacaaatgagcccagcctcctctttctCTGCACCGagtcaagccccaccccagctCAAGCTACACTGAACACCCTCACGAAGTGTAAGTTGTAGTAGGATGAGGTCTCCTATCTTATCGGACCCCATCCTACTACAACTTACACTTCGTGAGGGTGTTCAGTGTGGTTCAACTCCTCCGAACCTCTTTGAACTATGCGaatttagtgctagaaaaaagttgaattaaagagcaccactaaagatcccttttttgggaatatgctaagcgttacagaaattttaattttaggcatacattcattcccttatgattggtgatcaccccaactactacaaatgctgtttcatctatattttatatagcaatacctcgcaagccaaaacttactgagtacgctgaagaaaagaagacagaagaataccgaagaatacccctcctctctacacCCCTACACATCACCGCCCTCGTAAATGTTATTGGCTGTtctggctatatatacactcttGTATGCctcaccagcttctctccatctaagactgtctgattagagtgctaaactaatcataattatagctgtaataatcatttttatcgtgtaagtttttgttaatgttgttcggtttgatcccactcgttttacacttagaaagcaactggcagtgctgtggagtgttttgctgtctccaagtgtatgtaattatacttaatgaattggaaattgaaatgtacgctcaccagcctagtatatatagaaacttcgTACAACTGAttcatcaaaagtgaaaacaattaagaaagttacatggtgtattatgtatcttgtcgtgtgaatgatcatggttattgcctcaaactagtgGACTTCTTGATGGTTTTATTTTTCATTTAATTTTAAGTTGGCAGCAAAAGAGAAGCCTCTGACAGTCTTGATTGTCACCAAGTCTTGATTATTGTTCCTCAGATAATTGCAATTATTGACTGTGtgaacatgcataattatatggttgaTTCGCGATCAAAATGTTGTCTATCATACATGTAACTCGGGATCCTGAACCGGTTGATATACATCCATTGTGTTACACCCATTAATACTTTTCTT encodes the following:
- the LOC135337857 gene encoding uncharacterized protein LOC135337857 isoform X3, which produces MYMYTLNSLKCFSQHIVHFRFVVQIAAILLMASCVKGQIVDLVSPSPTSYCDGDATTCRVSGPAIFWQASPFLDAAVGYQTQDSPPATNTFADGHISISLISNNPLASELVLRGIDTVNITCSTLDVDDAIVSQSIQLTRSSTPTPCG
- the LOC135337857 gene encoding uncharacterized protein LOC135337857 isoform X4, with the translated sequence MASCVKGQIVDLVSPSPTSYCDGDATTCRVSGPAIFWQASPFLDAAVGYQTQDSPPATNTFADGHISISLISNNPLASELVLRGIDTVNITCSTLDVDDAIVSQSIQLTRSSTPTPCG
- the LOC135337836 gene encoding uncharacterized protein LOC135337836, with the translated sequence MAEKMVGLLSAVGDYPGKRMGWNSNFDYVRTSRASKPILPSALSKSPYSTSVLKQLIHRGDTPPPKLYSLDALYKGLKVSASGKIIKSETRVGDYISEVLGVEAQVCKGLKLLPDTSSMPVTIRRYPDVTIADRSGATFFICEVESNSSYKDTTLKLAIHLAQMLSSLRNRCIQEESLQGFYFPFESVECVILVTVAWVFNDMRFDEEHLPIMHCDVPAHLKRVYKKNKDLWGKRWEETKCYLFAFPVCQSNIAGVFGPGAKQLMSGQSVVIVNPTQQLVHKIPMNQQEESRLFHLLRFGLRSKSIGFPISNEVFPFTYFTYPLYLPPLLPSEIKKNLYWYLQVLVQIIEELHQLNIAHLDIRRENVCVATDFSTLVLIDLDRSVKANTKAKAISSDFNPENDMYYPLDRRWTAENLDWKQVGLIFYQLFKDDTDHRDYKICLPFFKKLVFTGELDKLVLQDVLSKRDQ